The proteins below come from a single Felis catus isolate Fca126 chromosome A1, F.catus_Fca126_mat1.0, whole genome shotgun sequence genomic window:
- the LACC1 gene encoding purine nucleoside phosphorylase LACC1 isoform X1 has product MAEAVLIDFFSLKFNSQKNSHQVLLKTLNAVRYHHAAKAKFLCIMCCNSISCERDGEHNFELEASNGLSALLREFETVSHPSMAASLYTIKQKIDEKNLSSIKVIVPKHRKTLLKAFIDQLFTNVYNFEFEDLQVTLRGGLVKQSTEINMITDQEQEAIQNEIKTYLRSLPALKGELTIITSPLISDIFLHGFTTRTGGISYIPTLSSFNLFSSSKRRDPKVVVQENLRRLGNAAGFDVEKFYQIKTDHANDVWIMGRKEPESYDGITTNQRGVTIAALGADCIPIVFADPVKKACGVAHSGWRGTLLGVAMATVHALITEYGCSLEDIIVVLGPSVGPCCFTLPRESAKEFHNLDPECVRLFDSPNPCVDIRKATRILLERGGILPQNIQDLNQDLNICTSCHPDKFFSHVRDGLNFGTQIGFISIRE; this is encoded by the exons ATGGCAGAAGCAGTGTTGATTGATTTCTTCAGTTTGAAATTTAACTCTCAGAAAAACAGTCACCAGGTATTACTGAAGACACTGAATGCTGTCCGATACCATCATGCTGCCAAGGCCAAGTTTCTTTGCATAATGTGTTGTAATAGCATCAGCTGTGAAAGGGATGGGGAACATAACTTTGAACTGGAAGCAAGCAATGGATTATCAGCTCTCTTGAGAGAGTTTGAGACTGTTAGCCATCCTAGTATGGCTGCCTCTTTGTAtaccattaaacaaaaaattgatgaaaaaaaCTTGAGCAGCATTAAGGTAATTGTACCCAAGCACCGGAAGACATTGCTGAAAGCTTTTATTGATCAACTCTTCACCAACGTTTACAATTTTGAGTTTGAAGATTTACAGGTGACTCTGAGGGGAGGTCTTGTGAAACAGTCCACTGAAATAAACATGATCACAGATCAAGAACAAGAAGCAatccagaatgaaataaaaacatatttgagaaGTCTGCCAGCTCTGAAAGGAGAATTAACCATTATCACATCTCCATTAATCTCAG ATATTTTCTTGCATGGATTTACTACAAGGACAGGTGGAATATCTTACATACCAACTCTTAGCTCATTCAATCTCTTCAGTAGTTCCAAACGGAGGGATCCCAAGGTTGTTGTCCAAGAAAATCTGCGTAGGTTGGGGAATGCTGCAGGATTTGATGTGGAGAAATTTTACCAAATAAAG ACTGATCATGCCAATGACGTCTGGATTATGGGAAGGAAGGAGCCTGAATCTTACGATGGAATCACCACAAATCAGAGGGGAGTCACAATAGCAGCTCTTGGTGCTGACTGTATACCAATAGTTTTTGCTGATCCTGTCAAAAAAGCATGTGGGGTTGCTCACTCTG GTTGGAGAGGTACTTTGTTAGGTGTTGCTATGGCTACAGTGCATGCTCTGATCACAGAATACGGCTGTAGTTTGGAAGACATTATTGTTGTACTGGGACCTTCAGTAGGACCTTGCTGTTTTACTCTGCCAAGGGAATCAGCAAAGGAATTTCATAATCTTGATCCTGAATGTGTACGGTTATTTGATTCACCAAATCCCTGTGTTGACATTCGTAAAGCCACTAG GATTCTTCTAGAACGGGGAGGAATTCTACCACAGAATATtcaggacctgaaccaagatcTCAACATCTGTACATCCTGCCATCCTGACAAGTTTTTTTCCCACGTCCGAGATGGCCTTAATTTTGGTACACAGATTGGCTTCATATCAATTAGAGAATGA
- the LACC1 gene encoding purine nucleoside phosphorylase LACC1 isoform X2, whose product MGRKEPESYDGITTNQRGVTIAALGADCIPIVFADPVKKACGVAHSGWRGTLLGVAMATVHALITEYGCSLEDIIVVLGPSVGPCCFTLPRESAKEFHNLDPECVRLFDSPNPCVDIRKATRILLERGGILPQNIQDLNQDLNICTSCHPDKFFSHVRDGLNFGTQIGFISIRE is encoded by the exons ATGGGAAGGAAGGAGCCTGAATCTTACGATGGAATCACCACAAATCAGAGGGGAGTCACAATAGCAGCTCTTGGTGCTGACTGTATACCAATAGTTTTTGCTGATCCTGTCAAAAAAGCATGTGGGGTTGCTCACTCTG GTTGGAGAGGTACTTTGTTAGGTGTTGCTATGGCTACAGTGCATGCTCTGATCACAGAATACGGCTGTAGTTTGGAAGACATTATTGTTGTACTGGGACCTTCAGTAGGACCTTGCTGTTTTACTCTGCCAAGGGAATCAGCAAAGGAATTTCATAATCTTGATCCTGAATGTGTACGGTTATTTGATTCACCAAATCCCTGTGTTGACATTCGTAAAGCCACTAG GATTCTTCTAGAACGGGGAGGAATTCTACCACAGAATATtcaggacctgaaccaagatcTCAACATCTGTACATCCTGCCATCCTGACAAGTTTTTTTCCCACGTCCGAGATGGCCTTAATTTTGGTACACAGATTGGCTTCATATCAATTAGAGAATGA